In Rhizobium jaguaris, a single window of DNA contains:
- a CDS encoding ShlB/FhaC/HecB family hemolysin secretion/activation protein: MTSARRPKVARRNLASTASSFIVRAIVLLATALPAAMAAAQQSPNDDFARRHALQNEQQRLDALRQSTPKPSEAPAEQRQEAGAKKGGPCFPITNVEVEGGKRLAADDIDRVTASYRNRCVGAGDINTLLRDLTQLYLDKGFVTSRLYVPAQDIAKTKTLRLVAVEGTLSDIYVNGKPAPGSGVLATAFPGLKDHIVNLRDIEQGLDQINRLNSNNAKTAMLPGKTSGTSILNIENKPSHPWHLSVGNSNLGQAQTGYSKSSASIGYDNLFGVNDQWSFGYEHTGPNYPWHDDGQGRSDSYTGNVSVPYGYWTLSANGAWYGYDSSVPGNFGTLQTSGNSKQLGVSADRVIFRDKDSITTVNSGLTYKETNNFLLGSKIEVGSRKYTVGDLGISHSRRMFGGLWVFDLSYGQGLNLFDAVDPGDAGAGNADPRFSKFNGTITMTRPFQLGEQHFEVNSILTGQYSPDNLFGAEQISLGSYSTVRGTRESMLYGNNGFFMRNDLVWRTQPFADNAALSKMFGEFRPYVGLDYGRIASQTRYQIEGGDMLGWTVGAKLAGGNLNLDIGYSDVLAGTVDKKDGGLLFVSSSVRW, encoded by the coding sequence ATGACATCGGCCCGGCGACCGAAGGTTGCCCGACGCAACCTTGCCTCCACGGCGTCCTCTTTCATCGTGCGCGCCATTGTATTGCTCGCGACGGCATTGCCGGCGGCGATGGCTGCTGCACAGCAATCGCCAAATGATGATTTTGCGCGCCGGCACGCGCTGCAGAATGAACAACAGCGCCTCGACGCGCTGCGCCAGAGCACACCGAAGCCGTCGGAAGCGCCGGCTGAGCAACGGCAGGAAGCGGGAGCTAAAAAAGGCGGGCCGTGTTTCCCAATCACGAATGTCGAGGTGGAGGGGGGCAAGCGATTAGCAGCCGATGATATCGACAGGGTCACCGCATCCTACCGCAACCGCTGTGTCGGTGCCGGAGACATCAACACGCTGTTGCGTGACCTGACCCAGCTCTATCTCGACAAGGGCTTCGTAACCTCGCGCCTCTACGTGCCGGCTCAAGATATTGCCAAGACGAAGACATTGCGTCTGGTCGCCGTCGAGGGGACCTTGTCCGACATCTATGTCAACGGCAAGCCGGCCCCGGGCTCCGGCGTCCTTGCCACCGCCTTTCCCGGCCTGAAGGACCATATCGTCAATCTGCGCGACATTGAGCAGGGCCTCGACCAGATCAACCGGCTGAATTCCAACAATGCCAAGACGGCAATGCTGCCCGGTAAGACCAGCGGCACGTCGATCCTCAATATCGAGAACAAGCCCAGTCACCCCTGGCACCTCTCGGTCGGAAACAGCAATCTCGGTCAGGCACAGACGGGTTATTCCAAGAGCTCGGCCTCGATCGGCTATGACAATCTCTTCGGCGTGAATGACCAGTGGAGCTTCGGCTACGAGCATACGGGGCCGAACTATCCCTGGCACGACGACGGTCAGGGCAGGAGCGATAGCTATACCGGCAATGTCAGCGTTCCCTATGGCTACTGGACGCTCTCGGCAAACGGTGCCTGGTACGGCTATGACAGCTCGGTTCCCGGCAATTTCGGGACTTTGCAGACGTCGGGCAATTCCAAGCAGCTCGGCGTCAGTGCCGACCGCGTCATTTTCCGCGACAAGGATTCAATCACGACGGTCAACAGCGGTTTGACCTACAAGGAAACCAATAATTTCCTGCTTGGCAGCAAGATCGAGGTCGGTAGCCGCAAATATACGGTGGGCGACCTTGGCATCTCGCACTCGCGGCGCATGTTTGGAGGCCTCTGGGTCTTCGATCTTTCCTACGGCCAGGGTCTCAACCTGTTCGACGCCGTCGACCCCGGCGATGCCGGCGCGGGCAACGCCGATCCGCGGTTCTCGAAGTTTAACGGCACGATCACGATGACACGGCCGTTTCAGCTCGGCGAACAGCACTTCGAGGTCAATTCTATCCTGACTGGACAATATTCGCCGGACAATCTGTTTGGAGCCGAACAGATCTCGCTCGGCAGCTATTCCACTGTGCGCGGCACGCGCGAGAGCATGCTTTACGGCAACAACGGCTTTTTCATGCGCAACGACCTGGTCTGGCGTACCCAGCCCTTTGCCGACAATGCAGCCCTTTCGAAAATGTTCGGCGAGTTCCGTCCCTATGTCGGGCTCGACTACGGCCGGATCGCTTCTCAGACGCGCTATCAGATCGAGGGTGGCGACATGCTCGGCTGGACGGTTGGTGCCAAGCTTGCGGGCGGCAATCTCAATCTCGACATCGGCTATTCCGACGTGCTGGCCGGCACTGTCGATAAAAAGGATGGGGGGCTGCTTTTCGTCAGCTCCTCTGTGCGGTGGTAA
- a CDS encoding invasion associated locus B family protein, with amino-acid sequence MTFAVLNDMFSVKKLASLMLISSVLCASSGMAQEQPTAGAAAPTSASAQQNSASTSADQQQPAPQARVQKFDDWYYRCVDGKAADGSATTSCEVAEIATVKQGEQDVNILTLAIAKAPASTPASPQKGSKAAQSDLVLTTLVPLNMYLPAGLSIDAGDKPVVQLAYRNCNQAGCWSQQKLDAKMVAALSKAADGVGHVQMMNGQKVNIKFSLKGLAAALDALQKPASN; translated from the coding sequence ATGACGTTTGCCGTTTTGAATGACATGTTTTCCGTCAAGAAACTCGCATCTCTAATGCTGATCTCATCTGTTCTGTGTGCGTCGTCGGGCATGGCTCAGGAGCAGCCGACGGCAGGTGCAGCCGCGCCGACTAGTGCAAGCGCTCAACAGAATTCTGCTAGTACATCTGCCGATCAACAACAGCCGGCGCCGCAAGCCCGCGTGCAGAAGTTCGATGACTGGTATTATCGCTGCGTCGATGGCAAGGCAGCCGATGGTTCGGCGACGACAAGTTGCGAAGTGGCTGAGATCGCGACGGTGAAGCAGGGTGAGCAGGACGTCAACATCCTGACCTTGGCGATCGCCAAAGCGCCGGCGTCTACTCCGGCTTCGCCGCAGAAGGGAAGCAAGGCGGCGCAGAGCGATCTCGTGCTGACAACGCTTGTGCCACTCAACATGTATCTGCCGGCGGGGCTTAGCATCGACGCGGGCGACAAGCCTGTTGTCCAGCTTGCCTACCGCAATTGCAACCAGGCCGGTTGTTGGTCGCAGCAGAAGCTGGATGCAAAGATGGTCGCGGCACTTTCCAAGGCGGCGGATGGCGTCGGTCACGTGCAGATGATGAATGGCCAAAAGGTCAACATCAAATTCTCGTTGAAGGGATTGGCAGCGGCATTGGATGCGCTGCAGAAACCCGCTTCCAACTGA
- a CDS encoding integrase, whose protein sequence is MEKVPYLTSRNGRFFARVKIPRRLRYRHFAGAAELKRALGGDRDEAIKRLPAVLDEMREKIRLARQSDATEDGLGKVPYLLNREGRFFARVKIPKSLRYQHFAGATELRRALGADRDEAIRRLPAVLDEWRIEIKLARQRLAECPPPPGVHNPKPIAQIIARDYLAHLQADEESRTHTLSEWDDAAFDDGTEKIPNLLQQKGRFYARIKIPLYLRDDHFGGACELRLPLGGDRKRAIRLLPSVLEELRGKIDLVRHGGDGALGPGGARHPKSLASIVAADYLVQIKADLELRGGAILQSDGAAALDKELWLRGYVGHLNDEVLQRLVGNRIEIARRQGWHVCEFGSLEWRNLARGLCISSYEVMARQDERNRNNFDGKPDHPLLKKGIARVLRTGRAPTRTLTFDQIIDAEIKYSRMGRDPRPLATYTVDKYRFHAQEFAIFRNSENALTVTAKEAILWRHQLLSTKSLANSTVKQKIQNIKTILNWARYHEPGVVFPHGNPLAGVRPPRSIRQPSYLKTYTLDEAKIILRAARLESEPIFRWIPFLCAYSGMRIGEAAFLEREDFFQHLDRWYWQISNLRGRSLKTASSERRIPVHPALTAEGFMDFVFSVKKGPLFYKRRSNAYRIRPSLASWVRLLIPYLHRPNLLPNHGWRHLFEDLCRRDLMNEDARAYILGRSVGASRELYGRSDIMLPGLAAAMDQIRPFEI, encoded by the coding sequence ATGGAAAAAGTTCCGTATTTGACCAGTCGAAACGGGCGTTTCTTTGCAAGGGTGAAGATACCGAGGCGATTGCGCTACCGCCACTTTGCCGGCGCTGCCGAGTTGAAGCGGGCTTTGGGCGGTGATCGAGATGAGGCGATAAAACGTTTGCCCGCCGTTCTCGACGAAATGCGCGAAAAAATCCGATTGGCGCGGCAGAGTGACGCCACAGAAGACGGACTGGGAAAAGTTCCCTACTTGCTCAATCGAGAGGGGCGCTTCTTTGCAAGGGTGAAGATACCGAAGTCTTTGCGCTATCAACATTTTGCTGGAGCAACCGAACTGCGGCGAGCTCTGGGTGCGGACAGGGACGAGGCGATAAGGCGCCTTCCCGCTGTTCTCGATGAATGGCGAATAGAAATCAAACTGGCGCGGCAGCGCCTCGCCGAATGTCCGCCACCTCCGGGCGTTCACAATCCGAAACCCATTGCCCAGATTATCGCACGCGACTATCTGGCCCATCTCCAGGCGGATGAGGAATCGCGCACCCATACACTGTCGGAATGGGACGATGCGGCTTTTGACGACGGCACTGAAAAGATCCCTAATTTGCTCCAGCAGAAGGGACGCTTTTACGCAAGGATCAAGATACCGTTGTATTTGCGGGACGATCATTTTGGTGGGGCATGCGAGCTCAGACTGCCTCTGGGCGGCGACCGAAAACGCGCAATTAGGCTTCTGCCATCAGTCCTCGAAGAGCTGCGCGGAAAGATTGATCTGGTTCGGCACGGTGGAGACGGGGCGTTGGGACCAGGCGGCGCTCGCCACCCCAAGTCTTTGGCTTCCATCGTCGCTGCCGACTATTTGGTGCAGATCAAAGCGGATCTTGAATTGCGGGGTGGTGCAATCCTGCAGTCGGATGGCGCTGCCGCTCTCGACAAAGAACTTTGGTTGCGCGGCTATGTGGGCCATCTAAACGATGAGGTACTACAGCGCCTAGTTGGCAATCGGATCGAAATTGCCAGGCGTCAAGGTTGGCATGTCTGCGAATTTGGTTCGCTCGAATGGCGAAATCTCGCGCGAGGCCTTTGTATTTCGAGTTATGAGGTCATGGCGCGGCAGGACGAGCGCAATCGGAATAATTTCGACGGAAAACCGGATCATCCCCTCTTGAAGAAAGGTATTGCCAGGGTCCTCAGAACAGGAAGGGCACCGACGAGAACCTTGACCTTTGACCAGATTATAGACGCCGAAATCAAATATAGCCGCATGGGGCGCGATCCTCGTCCCCTGGCTACCTATACGGTGGACAAATATCGCTTTCATGCACAGGAATTCGCAATATTCCGCAACTCGGAGAATGCCCTCACCGTAACTGCCAAGGAAGCGATTCTGTGGCGTCATCAGTTATTATCGACAAAGTCGCTAGCCAATTCAACGGTGAAGCAGAAGATCCAGAATATCAAGACGATACTTAATTGGGCTCGCTATCATGAGCCCGGTGTCGTTTTCCCGCACGGCAATCCGTTGGCGGGGGTCAGGCCCCCGCGGTCAATTCGCCAGCCTTCCTATCTCAAAACCTACACACTTGACGAGGCGAAGATAATCTTGCGTGCGGCGCGCCTTGAAAGCGAACCCATTTTTCGGTGGATACCGTTCTTGTGCGCCTACTCCGGCATGAGGATCGGGGAGGCCGCTTTCCTCGAAAGGGAGGATTTTTTTCAGCACCTCGATCGATGGTATTGGCAGATTTCAAACCTGAGGGGCCGTTCGCTTAAGACCGCATCCAGTGAGCGGCGTATACCCGTTCATCCAGCGCTGACCGCAGAAGGATTTATGGATTTTGTTTTCTCGGTCAAGAAGGGGCCATTATTCTACAAGAGACGCAGCAATGCGTATAGGATCCGGCCCTCGCTGGCTTCGTGGGTTCGATTACTGATTCCCTATTTGCACCGCCCGAATCTTCTGCCGAACCATGGATGGCGGCATCTGTTTGAGGACTTGTGCCGTCGCGATCTGATGAACGAGGATGCGCGGGCCTATATCCTCGGACGTAGCGTCGGCGCGAGCAGAGAGCTCTACGGACGCTCAGATATCATGCTGCCCGGATTGGCGGCGGCAATGGATCAGATCAGGCCCTTCGAGATATGA